The Bacillus sp. NEB1478 genome contains the following window.
TAGATAATTTGCCTCCTGCATTACTCCCTAAATTTGTAGAATTAATGCAAGAATCGGCTGGTAAGCTTAATAAGGTTGCCCTTGTTATGGATTTGCGCGGCCGGGAATTTTTTGACCAATTATTCGCAACGCTTGACCAGCTGGCTCTGAATTCAGATGTGCAGCCTCAGATTTTATATTTGGACTGTAAGGATCCTACACTTGTGCGGCGATATAAAGAAACGCGCCGGTCACATCCTCTTGCGAAAAGCGGGAACCCTCTGCAGGGGATTCACCAAGAAAGACAGATGCTCGAAGAATTAAAAGGAAGAGCACAGCAAATTCTCGATACAACCGATTTGAAACCTTTACAGCTGCGTGAACGTATTATACAGAGATTCTCAACGAATGCAGCCCATCCATTTACGATTAATGTGATGTCTTTTGGTTTTAAATACGGAATGCCGATCGATGCGGATCTCGTGTTTGATGTGCGTTTTTTACCGAACCCGCATTATATTGAACATATGAGACCTCGAACAGGACTCGAACCTGATATTTCAGAGTATGTACTGAAATGGCCTGAGACAAATAAATTTTTAGAAAAGCTTTTGGACCTGCTGCATTTCATGGTGCCGCAATATAAGCGTGAAGGGAAGAGCCAGCTGATTATAGGGATCGGCTGTACTGGCGGTAAACATCGATCAGTAGCCCTTGCCGAGTATATTGGGAACGCACTTTCTAAAGAATATGTGACATTCAGCAGCCATAGGGATATGGGAAAGGATAAAGTATAGATGGAAAAGCAGCCAAAAATGGTGGTGCTCGGCGGCGGAACAGGATTATCAGTCTTGCTCCGCGGTTTGAAGCGCTACCCAGTGGATATAACTGCTATCGTCACAGTAGCAGATGATGGCGGCAGTTCCGGACGCTTAAGGAAAGATTATGACATGCCTCCGCCGGGTGATGTTAGAAACGTGATTGCCGCGCTCTCTGAAGTAGAGCCGCTTGTTGAAAAAATGTTTCAGCACCGGTTTACGGTTGGAGATGGAATTGTGGGTCATTCTTTAGGGAACCTGCTGCTTGCTGCTATGCATGATATTACGGGAGACTTTTTGACCGGAATACGAGAGTTGAGCCGTGTATTGAATGTAAGAGGACAAGTACTTCCTGCTGCCAAAAACAGCATTGTTTTATGTGCGGAAATGGAAGATGGGACAATTGTTCAGGGGGAATCTAAAATCCCGCTGTCGAATAAAAAGATTAAGAAAGTTTACTTAACGGACGAGGAAATTGAGCCTCTTCGTGAAAGTGTAAAAGCAATACAAGAAGCAGACCTTATTGTAATCGGTCCCGGCAGCCTTTATACAAGTATCCTGCCTAATCT
Protein-coding sequences here:
- the rapZ gene encoding RNase adapter RapZ yields the protein MDRQDVQMVIITGMSGAGKTVAMQSFEDLGFFCVDNLPPALLPKFVELMQESAGKLNKVALVMDLRGREFFDQLFATLDQLALNSDVQPQILYLDCKDPTLVRRYKETRRSHPLAKSGNPLQGIHQERQMLEELKGRAQQILDTTDLKPLQLRERIIQRFSTNAAHPFTINVMSFGFKYGMPIDADLVFDVRFLPNPHYIEHMRPRTGLEPDISEYVLKWPETNKFLEKLLDLLHFMVPQYKREGKSQLIIGIGCTGGKHRSVALAEYIGNALSKEYVTFSSHRDMGKDKV
- a CDS encoding YvcK family protein produces the protein MEKQPKMVVLGGGTGLSVLLRGLKRYPVDITAIVTVADDGGSSGRLRKDYDMPPPGDVRNVIAALSEVEPLVEKMFQHRFTVGDGIVGHSLGNLLLAAMHDITGDFLTGIRELSRVLNVRGQVLPAAKNSIVLCAEMEDGTIVQGESKIPLSNKKIKKVYLTDEEIEPLRESVKAIQEADLIVIGPGSLYTSILPNLLVRGISNAIREATAPRVYVCNVMTQPGETTGYSAGDHIQALIDHVGHNFIDVVIVNNEIIPSEFLDLYLEEGSQQVQFDEERLKSFGIGLVCDNIIQYGSLVRHDAKRVSDLLLGLIER